The stretch of DNA GGTTTTGGCCGGGATCAGCTTGCTGGCGCTTTGGGTGTCGATCACGTCCACGTCGTAGTCGTCCACGTGGGCTTTCAGCGCGCCCGCCAGCTTCTGGCCTTCGGTTTTTGGCACGGAAATGTAGTTTTCGATATCCACGGTATCCAGCACCTGGCCGCCGAAGCGTTCGCCCATCAGGCCGGTACGGATGCCTTTACGCGCCGCATACACCGCCGCCGCCGCGCCCGCAGGGCCGCTGCCGACGATCAGTACGTCGTAAGCTTCACGCTGGTTCAACGCTTGTGCCGCACGTTTTTCTGCGCCGGTGTCAATTTTGCCCACGATTTCAGCCAACGTCATGCGGCCCTGGCCAAACTCTTTGCCGTTAAGGTACACGGCAGGCACGCCCATCACGTTGCGTTCCTGAATTTCATTCTGGTAAACGCCGCCGTCGATAGCGGTGTGGGTGATGCGCGGGTTCAGCACGCTCATCAGGTTCAGCGCCTGCACAACGTCCGGGCAGTTGTGGCAGGAGAGGGAATAATAGGTTTCAAAGTGGAAGTCGCCGTCGATCTCACGGATTTGCGCCAGCAGATCCTGAGACTCTTTGGACGGATGACCGCCGACCTGGAGCAAGGCCAGCACCAGGGAAGTGAATTCGTGACCCAGCGGAGAGCCGGCAAAGCGCGGGCCCTGGTTTGAGCCTGGGTTAGTGATTAAAAACGACGGCTTGCGCACCGGCAGGTCGTTATTAATGGTGAATGAAACTTTGTCAGATAACTCAGCTATTTCTGCCAGCAGTTCTTTTACTTCAGATGATTTCGCGCCGTCGTCCAGCGTGGCAATCAACTCAACAGGTTTCGTTAGTCTCTCAAGATAGGCTTTGAGCTGGGTTTTCATTGTTGTGTCGAGCATGGTCAGTCTCCCTGGTGGCGAGAAAAAAACGGCTACCAAAAGGAGTAGCCGTAAAATAAAAGAGGGTAACGCGGGTAAAACTTAGATTTTGCCGACCAGGTCCAGAGATGGAGCCAGAGTCGCTTCGCCTTCTTTCCATTTAGCCGGGCAAACTTCGCCTGGGTGAGAAGCT from Cedecea neteri encodes:
- the ahpF gene encoding alkyl hydroperoxide reductase subunit F, which gives rise to MLDTTMKTQLKAYLERLTKPVELIATLDDGAKSSEVKELLAEIAELSDKVSFTINNDLPVRKPSFLITNPGSNQGPRFAGSPLGHEFTSLVLALLQVGGHPSKESQDLLAQIREIDGDFHFETYYSLSCHNCPDVVQALNLMSVLNPRITHTAIDGGVYQNEIQERNVMGVPAVYLNGKEFGQGRMTLAEIVGKIDTGAEKRAAQALNQREAYDVLIVGSGPAGAAAAVYAARKGIRTGLMGERFGGQVLDTVDIENYISVPKTEGQKLAGALKAHVDDYDVDVIDTQSASKLIPAKTEGGLHQIQTASGATLKARSIIVATGAKWRNMNVPGEDQYRTKGVTYCPHCDGPLFKGKRVAVIGGGNSGVEAAIDLAGIVEHVTLLEFAPEMKADQVLQNKVRSLKNVDIVLNAQTLEVKGDGSKVTGLQYKDRVTESVHDVALAGIFVQIGLLPNTTWLEGSVERNRMGEIIIDAKCETTVKGVFAAGDCTTVPYKQIIIATGEGAKASLSAFDYLIRTSAPE